The DNA sequence GGTGGCAGATTGATGTGCGTGCCCTTGCACGCCGCTGGTATTGTAGGGCTACGCCCGTATATGAAGAACCGCCGGCTTCGCCGGCGGGTCACTTTTTTTGGTGATTTCGTCTACTGAAATTAGCGAATTAATTGATTTTTCTGAATTTTTTAGTGATTCGTTCTATATGAGCCTTTTTTTCTTCTTCGGATAATTGAGTGTACGGCAGTAACATTCTGCACCAATCATCAATGGTTTCTGCACTATAAAAAATTTGTTCGGCTTGCATTTTCTTGACCAATTCTATTTCTAAGTTGCAAATTTCGTGAATGCTCGTAAGAGATTTGTTTTCTGGGATATATTTTAATTTTGATTTGTTTCCAAAAACAATCATACTGAATGCGCGGAACTGGTATTTATTTTGATTTAAAAAGAGACATAAACAGTCTATATGTCGTTTGTTTTGTAAGACAGGATTAGGTATAGGGCCTTTTTCTCCATTAGTCTTGTAGCGTTGCCATTGAGGGTGTTTTTCATCGCCGTAGACAGATCCTGATAAATTCTTACTTTCAAAAACATAGATGCCTGTTTCATGCAAAAGCAGAACATCAATTTCTGAATATCCGTCAATTGTTGGAACATAGACATTTCTTAAAATTTTATAATGTCGCTTGTCAAATTGACACGCCGCCCATACGGCTCTACTTACGGAGTCCTCTCCCAATTTACCCGCCATTTCTGCTGCGGAAGGGATTGTTCCGACAACATCTTCATAAGTTGCTGGGTGAACGCTTAGCTCTTCTTGTGTAAACGGCTTGGATTCTTTTTTTGTGGGTTGGCTTGAAGAAATTTGTTGTTTGTTTCGGGGTCTTTGGTAATCAGAGATTTTAGGGTATGTCGGTTCGACATCTTCAGGAAATTCTTCGGTTTGAGTTGTTTTGAAAACTATTGCTGCTACTATGATAATTAATACTAGAATGATGCCGCCAATAGCAAAAGCGGTGCTGTGGGCTTTGATAAAATTGAGAATAAGTAGGCCGATCCAAATACAAATGAAAATTGCAAAGACTGCTAAGCATCCGAGACAACCATCACCATCGTCGTTACTCCTTGAATGACGACGTCTTCTGCGACGGGGCTTGGTTGCTCCGTCAATCGCCGCAAATATAAAAGCGATTACAATTGCTATGCCAAGGATTGTTCCCAAAAGAAACCTGGTTTTTCAATACTCTATTTAATAGGCTTTTCAACAAATCGACGAAGCGAATCTGAAATTCGGATTACATCATTTAATGGAATCTTTTCTGATTCTTTTTCAAACAATCTTAAAAAAGCGCCATCGTTTATAATCCACCATTTCTTGAAGTCTCGCTGAACATTCTTAACAAAAGCGCCTATCATTATACCAACTCTAAAAACCTGATATCGTTTGCCAGTCCATTCGTAAATTTTATCTTCAAGAAACTTTGCCTGAGAGTCAATTTTCTGCATTACGTCTTTTTGCAAAACTCCCGTACTGTCAATAAGTTCTTCGTTGTCGTAAATAAAATCTGCTTCGTTATATTCTCTGTCATTAAGATTCCAATTTTTTGCATCTATGGCAAATATTCCCTTGGTACTAATGATTACGTGGTCGATGTTGAAAGGGATTGCCTTTCCGTGACTTTTCTTTTCACAAACGATGTCGTGAAATACAAATGTACTTTTAGAGGACGTTTTTTCAATGATGGATCCAACAAATCTTTCTCCATCAAGTCCTTTTTGGTGGTTGCGGATTGTCTTGCATAAATTTTTAATCTTAAAGAAAGCTCGTATGGAAACAACAAGTAATAAAGCAGACGTGAAAACTGCTGTGAATAATTCAACCTTTAAGAATCCTAGAAAAATCATCCAGATATATATGCATGCAGCTAGGGCTATTGCCGGAAGGAATAAGTATTCGTACATCTTATCGGAGAGCTCTTGGATTTTCCCTTCAAGAGACTCTCCTTGTACGTGTGTTCTAAAGTGTTGCTTTCGATTCATAATTCTCAATCCTTAATGCAGCGAACAGAATAGGCGTTTCCTGTAAATTCCCAATCTGCGGAAAAAGAATCTCTTTGGATAGTCCAATAGTTATTGTTTCCGTTGCTACCATCTCTTTTTGTACTCCAAAAATATGCATCAGAATCCTTATAATCAAAGCCTATGTTCCAATGTAATCCTGCTCCAAGTGCTGCAAATCCAAATTTGTCTATAGAGGATTTGTCCCACTCTTTAGATTTTAGGCTTTTGCCAACACCCTCTTCGCCATTATTTTTATCAACATAATCGGCTAAATCGAAAAATTCATCATAGGAGGGGATGTGCCAACCAGAAGGACAAATGCCTTGATGAGGGTTTGTTATAGAGTCGTTTTCGTTGGTTATTGCCATGGCCGTTATCCATTCGTAGAGAGAACCATATTTTTTGCAATAAACATCTGCTAAATCATAGCAGTAGCTGTTCTCTGTTTTGTAGTTAAGATTCTCTGCCATCCAAACTTGATTGCCAATGATGGTCACTTTGTATTTACTTCCATCACGGGCGTCGCAAAGATATCCTGATTCACAATCCTTTTCTTGATAAGTGCTGTTGGATGAAAATGAATCATCTTTTATGTTGCTAGAAGAAGATGTTTCTTCTTTGAAACCTGTTGTACTTGAACTAGAAATCTTTTCGGCTGTGACAAGTTGTTTCCATTCACCATTTTCGCATAGGTATCTTTCGTTATCCTTTGGTAAATAGACCATTTCCCCTTTGTTGGAATTGTTACATTTTCCCAGTTCTGAAAATGTCTGGGGAGAAAAGTCATCGTTGTCAGAAGAGATTGTGCTAGAACAGGCTCCTAAAAGAGCCGCGCAGCCAAATGCCACTATGTATTTCGTAAATCTCATAACATCCCTCGAGTGCCTTTTCTTTGTAAATATATGTTCTTTTGCGGTAAAGAGAATGGATTTGTTAAAAAAAAATAGGGTGGTCAAAATATTTGACCACCTGATTTCTTTGCTTAGTTTAGTTTCTTGTCGAAGAGTTCTGTTAGCATTTGACGGATGGGCTTTGGCAGCAGGGAATTGGGCTGCCTGCTTATCCAGACGATGTAGTCTACAGATTGAATAAGTTGATCATATAAAAATAGGCCATTGTTTACACAATGGCCTAATAGTGAATTTATGAATTTGTTTTGGTCAGAAGTAACCGTATCGGTTATTTAACGCTAATGCGCTGCGTCAACGAGCCGATGCGGACCATGTAAACGCCCGCTCTGGAAACGGGAATTTCAAAACTGGTGGCTTCTACACGACCTGTTCGAACGATGGTGCCCTGCATATCAAATACGGAGTAAGGTTTGCCAGCCATGGTGGTGCTTACCTGAATGCGGCGGTCTGCAGCGGAGACCTTTAGGAGGTTTGCCGGTACATGAGATGCAAGTATAGCTTTCGTCGTTTCATTTTTGACGATGGTCAGATTACCATCGGTAACCTTGAATATTACGTTGGAATAGTTTTCGGACTTGTTCTTGAAATCTTCGGCCTTGAGTCCCATTGGATACGTCTTGACGTCGGTTCCTGCTACAAGCGAATCTCCCGTATATCCGACAAAATCGATGGAGTAGGCGGTGCTGCTTGAAACCATGTCGAAACCGTGCACGACGTGCTTCT is a window from the uncultured Fibrobacter sp. genome containing:
- a CDS encoding nuclease-related domain-containing protein, which translates into the protein MGTILGIAIVIAFIFAAIDGATKPRRRRRRHSRSNDDGDGCLGCLAVFAIFICIWIGLLILNFIKAHSTAFAIGGIILVLIIIVAAIVFKTTQTEEFPEDVEPTYPKISDYQRPRNKQQISSSQPTKKESKPFTQEELSVHPATYEDVVGTIPSAAEMAGKLGEDSVSRAVWAACQFDKRHYKILRNVYVPTIDGYSEIDVLLLHETGIYVFESKNLSGSVYGDEKHPQWQRYKTNGEKGPIPNPVLQNKRHIDCLCLFLNQNKYQFRAFSMIVFGNKSKLKYIPENKSLTSIHEICNLEIELVKKMQAEQIFYSAETIDDWCRMLLPYTQLSEEEKKAHIERITKKFRKIN
- a CDS encoding nuclease-related domain-containing protein, encoding MNRKQHFRTHVQGESLEGKIQELSDKMYEYLFLPAIALAACIYIWMIFLGFLKVELFTAVFTSALLLVVSIRAFFKIKNLCKTIRNHQKGLDGERFVGSIIEKTSSKSTFVFHDIVCEKKSHGKAIPFNIDHVIISTKGIFAIDAKNWNLNDREYNEADFIYDNEELIDSTGVLQKDVMQKIDSQAKFLEDKIYEWTGKRYQVFRVGIMIGAFVKNVQRDFKKWWIINDGAFLRLFEKESEKIPLNDVIRISDSLRRFVEKPIK
- a CDS encoding FISUMP domain-containing protein; the encoded protein is MRFTKYIVAFGCAALLGACSSTISSDNDDFSPQTFSELGKCNNSNKGEMVYLPKDNERYLCENGEWKQLVTAEKISSSSTTGFKEETSSSSNIKDDSFSSNSTYQEKDCESGYLCDARDGSKYKVTIIGNQVWMAENLNYKTENSYCYDLADVYCKKYGSLYEWITAMAITNENDSITNPHQGICPSGWHIPSYDEFFDLADYVDKNNGEEGVGKSLKSKEWDKSSIDKFGFAALGAGLHWNIGFDYKDSDAYFWSTKRDGSNGNNNYWTIQRDSFSADWEFTGNAYSVRCIKD